A window of the Brassica oleracea var. oleracea cultivar TO1000 chromosome C1, BOL, whole genome shotgun sequence genome harbors these coding sequences:
- the LOC106337802 gene encoding uncharacterized protein LOC106337802 encodes MEIGNGRHISFWYDKWSDKGIIAEVLGDRGMIGLGIRKEATLAEAALRFRRKRKHRLEFLNELERSLDTVRSLICNESEDISTWRGKMGYKPNFSTRETWDKLREVNEKQMWAKGVWFSMATPKFAFIVWLAMTNRLSTMDRIAKWSQGVDNVCVLCHTEAETRDHLFFKCSYSDLLWRYLVGGILGSSYMDGWTEIVQKTSGSTLDKKSLFC; translated from the coding sequence ATGGAGATTGGAAATGGAAGACACATCTCGTTTTGGTACGATAAGTGGTCTGATAAGGGTATTATAGCGGAGGTTTTGGGTGATAGAGGGATGATTGGTTTGGGAATAAGGAAAGAAGCTACGCTAGCAGAGGCTGCGTTGAGGTTCAGACGTAAAAGGAAGCACCGGCTAGAATTTTTGAATGAGTTGGAGAGGAGTTTAGACACTGTGAGAAGTTTGATCTGTAATGAAAGTGAAGACATAAGTACATGGAGAGGTAAAATGGGTTACAAACCAAACTTTTCAACTCGTGAGACTTGGGACAAATTACGAGAGGTAAATGAGAAGCAGATGTGGGCTAAAGGGGTTTGGTTCTCTATGGCGACTCCGAAATTTGCATTCATAGTCTGGTTGGCAATGACGAACAGATTATCTACTATGGATAGAATTGCCAAATGGAGCCAAGGAGTAGACAATGTGTGTGTGCTCTGTCATACTGAAGCAGAAACCCGAGATCATTTATTTTTCAAATGCTCATATTCTGACCTGTTATGGAGGTATCTAGTTGGTGGGATTCTTGGCAGTTCTTATATGGATGGTTGGACTGAGATAGTGCAGAAGACGTCGGGTAGTACACTGGATAAGAAGAGTTTATTTTGCTAG